The window CGCTTCCGGGCCAAAATTCGCAAAGCTGGCTTCAACCCAAGCGCCAAAAAGTCCACCGTGGAGCCCGTCGGCAAGGTGATTCTGATGGTAGGGGTCAATGGGGTGGGCAAAACCACCACCATTGCCAAACTGGGCCAGTACTACCGCTCAAAGGGCAAGAGCGTGATGTTTTGTGCGGGTGACACCTTCCGGGCCGCGGGGGGTGCTCAGCTCGGGCTGTGGGGTGAACGGCTGGGCATCCCGGTAATCCAGGGCCCCGAAGGCTCCGACCCCGCCGCGCTGGCCTTCGACGCCGCCTCGGCCCGCAAAGCCCGGGGGATCGACCTGCTCCTGGTAGACACTGCCGGGCGGCTGCACACCAAGCACAACCTGATGGAAGAGCTGGCCAAGGTCAAGCGCTCCATCGCCAAGGCCGACCCTGGCGAGCCGGGCGAGGTCTGGCTGGTGCTGGATGCCGTCACTGGGCAGAATGGCCTCGAGCAGGCCAAAAAATTCAACGAAACCGTGGGCCTGACCGGGGTGATTGTGACCAAGCTCGACGGTACGGCCAAAGGGGGCATTCTGGTGCCCATCGTGCGCGAGCTGGGCGTGCCCATCAAGTTTATTGGGGTGGGCGAAAAAGCCGACGACCTTCAGCCGTTTGATGCAGGCGAGTTTGTCGAGGCCCTGTTAGAATAGAGAGGAACCATGAGTTGGCAAGATAAGGCTAAAACTAACCCTGGGCAACGCACCTTGGCCAAATCGGATTGGCCGTTGTTCGAGTGCCTCATCAACCAGGATTGGCAAGACCCTACGTCTTTATGCCAAATTCTGGTGGCTCGGAAATCCGCGCAAGGCGAGATCGCCTTTAGCTTTTTTTTGGTAGATCTGGCCTGTCTTGGAGTAAAAAACGCGGGCTATGGGCGTGGGGCTTGGCAATACGAACAGATCAAAGAAGCGATGGTTTCGACCCAAGACATGGTTCCTTGTTCGCTCGACCTGGCCGCAAAAGTGCTTTCCGAGGCCATCTTGTATGCAAAGCGCTGGGGTTTTGAACCCCACAAAGATTACGCTAAAGCCAAGGCGTTGCTCAAAGGAGCCAACCCCATAGACACACCCATCCCAACCGGTGGCCCCACTGGCAAACCGTTTTATGTGGCTGGGCCCTACGATAACATCAAGCTCATCATCGCTACGCTCAACCGTACCGCCGGAGAGGGCAACTACGACTTCCTACTCCATCTGTAATCTTTATTTACCCCTGGCCTCGCGACAGCATTCCGGCGAGGTAGCGGGTATTCCCTATCTGCTCCAGCCCAACTTTCCTCTGCTTCTTGCCAACACCGCCTTTGGCTACGCCAAGGCCGCCCAAAAGGAGCTCGAGGCCCGTTTTCGGGCTATCCAAGCCCCACCGGCATTTACCATGCTCGAGGGCGACCTTCCCTCAGCGTTACTGGCCGCGGGCTACCGGGCGTCGGCCACATTCGAGCTGTGCCAGTCTGAACCCAGCCACCGGGCTTTCTGGACCGAGCAAGTGCCTTGGTCGGAAGCCTGGTCCATCGCGCGCATCCTAACCGAGGCCTACCAGGTTCCTCAGTGGCGCTTTCCTGTTTCTCAGCGGATAGGCAAGCTGCTACAAGACCCCGACAGCCAGGCCTTTGTGGCCTATCTGTATGGCGAGGCGGTGGGGGCCATTCTCGTTTACCAGGGCATCGGTCTTCTGGCGGGGGTGGTGCCCAAACGACTGGGCCACGGGGTAGGAGCCGCCCTGATAGGCCGCATTGACCCAAGGCCCTTCTTGCGTCCGGCAGGAACCGAAGCCGAATTTCCGGGTCAAGTCCTAAACCGCTTCATACGCTACAGCTTAGAATAAGCCCAATGCAGAAATCGTCTTCTTCCACGTTTGATCGCAACGCCTTGCTGCTGGCTTTTGCCTGGCTGGTAGCGCTGGTCGCCACCCTCGGTAGCCTGTACTACTCGGAGGTGCGCAACTTCATCCCCTGCACCCTGTGCTGGTACCAGCGCATCGCCATGTATCCCCTGGTGTTCATCCTGGGCATCGCTACCTGGCGCAACGACGCCCAAATCCGGCCCTATGCCCTCACCCTGTCGCTTTTAGGGCTGTTTTGGAGCAGTTACCACCTTTTGGAGCTGTGGGTGCCCGGCCTGGCCCCCAATGTCTGCAAAGGCCCCATTCCCTGCAACGTGGAATACATCCCCAGCTTCCCCATTCCGCTGCAGGCCGCAATCGCTTTCTTGCTCATCTCGGTAGCCCTGTTTTTGGTACGCCCGCCCCGGCGGTAGTAGCGGCTAGGCCCTTTTGCGTACCCAGTGGGGAACCCCTAGGGTGCAAAACAGGGCCACGCCAAAGGGCAAGGTCAGGGTTAGTGCCAGGAAGGGGTCAAATAGCCCCAGCAGCGCACCTGCGCCCATTAGAACCAGCACGGCAAAGGCAAAAGCCCGGTGTCCTTTAAGCTCCAGGCGCTGGAACAGGTTTCCTCGAGCCTCCGTAGGGTTCTGGCCCATGGCTTTGCTCAGGCCCAGCATGGCATACCAGGCCAAGAGCAGCATGACCGAAATCACCAGCAAGGCATCGCGCCAGGAGCCCACCGTCTGCACCAGCAGCACATACACCGCCTGGGTGGCCGCAGTACAGGCCAGGTTGATGCGGCTTTGCAAGCGGTTCTGGGCCTGGCTCAGGCTTACCTCTACCGAGACCACCAGGGCTAAGGCCCAGGCCCCCACCGCGAAGACCAGCGCCAGCAGCAGGTCAATAACCATCGGTCACCACGTTTTGCAGGGGCTCGCCGCGCAGGTAGCGGGCCACCTGCTGGCGCACCAGCCGAAAGCCCCGCTCGAAAAGCCTGGGGGTTGAGCCAGCAATGTGTGGGGTCAGAAACACCTCCGGCAGCGACCACAGCGGGTGTCCTTCGGGCAGGGGCTCGGGGTCGGTGACGTCGGTAACCAACCGCACCTGCCTGGCCCGGATGGCCTCCACCAGGGCCTCCTGGTCTACGGTTTTGCCACGCCCCGCGTTCACAAACAGCACGCCCGGCTTCATCTGGGCAAAGTGAACAGCCCCAATCAGCCTGTCGGTCTGTTGGGTGTGGGGCAGCAGGTTTACAATCACGTCGGCTTTGGGTAGCAAATGGGGCAGGTCGGCCCAGGTGTGTACCCCCTCGCGGGCTGTGCGGGCTACCCGGATAAACTCCACTTCGAAGGGGGCCAGGCGTTTCTCGGTGGCCCGGGCAATGGAACCATAGCCTAAAAAAAGCACCGTGGCGCCCTCGAGGTCGTCCACCCAACGGTAGTCCCAGCGTTGTTCCCGCTGGGCATCGCGGAACTCGGGGAAACGCTTCACAGCACCCAGTATGGCCGCCACGATCCACTCCGAGACCGGGATGTCGTGCACGCCGGCCGCATCGCACAGCACCAGACCGGGGGGCAGGTGGGGCAGGATCCAGTCCACCCCCGCCGTGAGGGTCTGCACCACCTTGAGCTGCTTGAGCTTGGGCAGCTCGGCAAAAAAGCGCCGGGCCCCGCCCCCATAGGGCGCCACCGCAAACTCGGCCTGAAGGGCTTTCTCCGACAACGGCCCTTCCTTCGGTAAAAAAGCCACCTCGACCCCTTCCGGAAAGCCCTGTAAAAGCCGGGGCTCCACCGCTTCGGAAACCAGCAGAATCATCAGGGTTACTATATCGCGGGCCCAAACTTTTTCTCCAGGCGTTATAGCGTTGGTGTCTGCTGGGCACTGTCCGCTCTAGCCCAGGCCTGTACAATCGGGTTGGCCGTGAGCGATACCTCGGAGATTCAAACCCGCAAGCGCAAGCACTTGGAGGTCTGCCTACAGGAGCCCGTGGAGTACACCCGGCTCACCACCGGGCTCGAGCGCTACCGCCTGCGCTACCGGGCGCTGCCCGAGCTGGCCCTGGAGGATGTCGATCTGTCCACCCAGTTTCTGGGCAAAACCCTTAAAGCACCCTTTCTGATTGGGGCCATGACCGGGGGTGAGGCGCACGGGGGGCGCATCAACCACGCCCTGGCCCAGGCCGCCGAAGAGCTTGGGGTCGGCATGATGCTGGGCAGCCAGCGGGTCATGCTCGAGCACCCCCAGGCCCAAAGCAGCTTCCAGGTGCGCGCGGTAGCCCCCAGAACCCTGCTCATCGGCAACCTGGGGCTGGTGCAGCTCAACAAAGGCTATGGCCTACAGCAGCTCAGGCAGGCCGTTGAGCTGGTACAGGCCGACGCCCTCGCCCTGCACATCAACCCCTTGCAAGAAGCCCTGCAGGTGGGGGGGGATACCGACTTCAGGGGCCTCTTGCATAAGCTACAGGGCCTGCTGCCCCAGGTGGAATTCCCGGTCATTCTCAAGGAAGTAGGACACGGAATCGGGCGTGAAATCGCCCAACATCTGGCAAACCTGCCATTCGCAGCATTGGACGTGGCCGGTGCGGGTGGTACAAGCTGGGCCAGGGTAGAGGAACTGGTGCATCACGGGCGCATTCTGCACCCCGAGCTGGTGGAAATCGGCATCCCCACCGCCCAGGCCCTGGTGGAATGCCGCAGCGTGCTGCCCCACAAGCCCCTGGTGGCCTCGGGAGGCATCCGCAGCGGTACCGATGCCGCCAAGGCCCTGGCCCTGGGCGCACAGGTGGTGGCGGTGGCCCGGCCTTTGGTAGAACCCGCCCTCAAAGGCCCCGAAGCGGTGGTGGACTGGATACAGAATTTTTTGCACGAGCTGCGGGTGGCCCTTTTTGCCATCGGAGCCCGCACCCCTGCCGAAGCCCTGGGCCGTATCGAAAATGTGCAGTAAAAAACCCCCCGATTAGCGGGGGGCTTCTTGGATTTTGGTTGCGGGGATAGGATTTGAACCTATGACCTTCGGGTTATGAGCCCGACGAGCTACCAGACTGCTCCACCCCGCGATGGCGGCTGCATGTGACAGCTTTTACATATTAGCCGGAAAAGCCCGTTTGGTCAAGATGCCCCCTGCCCTCAGGGGAATGCCTTCCACCGGTGGCTAGATGGGCAGTGGAAGAGGCAAGCAGTCAACCATAGACCTCGCGTTGGGGTAAAGCAAAACGAATATCTTCCTGCCTTTTGGTTAACCCCGACTGGGTAGGATAAGGGGTATGAAGCAGAACCTGACGGTCGAAGATGCTCTGGAAATCGTATTACAGGGGGCCAGACCCCTACAGCACATTGAACACCTGCCGCTGGCAGCAAGCTATGGTGCAGTTTTGGGTGAAGACCTGCGCTCCAGGGTCAACCACCCCTCGGCCAACGATACCGCCGTAGACGGTTATGCCTGCCTCGAGGCCGACACACGAAGTGCCTCCCTGGGCAACCCGGTTCGGCTTAGGGTAATCGGGCAATCCCCCGCAGGCAAGCCTTTTGCCGGGAAAATTGGGCCTGGCGAGGCTGTGCAGGTATTTACCGGAGCCCCCATCCCAAAAGGGGCCAATGCGGTGATTCGGGTGGAGGATACCCTGCGCGAGGGCGATTTTGTCTGGCTGATGAAGCCCGCCTCGGCAGCGGACATTCGCCACCAGGGCGATGATCTGGTAGAGGGGCAGACCTACCTGCACAAAGGCGACCTGCTCACGCCAGGGCGGGTGGGGCTGGCCGCTGCCATGGGCTACGCCACCGTGCCGGTGGTGCGGCGGCCTCGAGTAGGCATTTTGGCTACCGGAGACGAGGTGGTCGAGCCAGGAGAACCCCTGCCTTATGGAGGGGTTTATAACTCCAACAGCTACTCTGTGGCAGGTCTGGTGGTTGAGGCGGGGGGCGAGCCCATCATTTTACCCAGGGTCTCGGATAGTGTGGAGGGCCTGCGCACTCAGCTCCAGCGGGCCGGGAGGCTCGACCTGCTCCTTACTACCGGTGGGGTTTCGATGGGGGAATACGACATCGTGCGGCGGATGCTCGAGCTCGAGGGCGAAATTCACTTCTGGAAGGTTAAAATACAGCCCGGCGGCCCCCTCTTGTTTGCAACCTGGAACGAACTACCCCTGATGGGCCTACCTGGCAACCCCGTATCGGCCATGGTAACGTTTTTACTTTTTGGGCGGCCTTTTCTTTTCAGGCTATTGGGGCGCACCGACCCCCCCCTCAGCCGGGTCAGGGCCGTGGCCGATACCCCTTTCGAGGCCAACCCCACCCGCCGGGCCTACCGCCGGGCGGTACTGCGCTGGGTCGAGGACCGTTACCACGTAAGCAGCACCGGTAGCCAGTCCAGTGCAGTGCTCCATTCGATGGCGCTGGGTAACGCGCTGGTGGTACTCGAGGCCGGGCTTTCGGCCAAGCAGGGTCAGATGGTCGAGGTGATTCCCTTTCCAGGAGCGCTTTAGGGCCTGGCGGCCTCGAGCGCCCGCAAGCGGTGCCAGAGCTCCCAGCGGCCAGTCCGCAGTAAACTTGCACCGCTTGACAAAACCTGCTCCATCCGCCACACTGCAAGGGTTGCGCTTACTTTCCGCAGGGTGCGGCCAAGCGCATGGTTCACCAAAGCCGTACATCCTACACCTCCGTACAGTCTGGACATTCGGTTCTTTCTGGGATGAGCGGCTCGAACCCTATGGGGTTGGATTCGCCCAAGCGCTTTGCGCCCCGGTGGCTTTTCAGCCCACACCCAAAAAGGACGTTTGAGATATGGAATTTTCAGCATTTCCGTTAAGGCCTGAGGTAGCTCAGGCCATCCAGGCTAAAGGTTTCTCCACCGCCACCCCCATCCAGGCTGCGGCCATCCCGCTGGCCCTCAAGGGCAAAGACGTGCTGGGCCAGGCCCGCACCGGCACCGGCAAGACCCTGGCTTTTGGCATTCCCATCGCCAACCGCCTGGATGCTGCCCGCGAGCGCGGGCGTCCCCCCAGGGCCTTTGTGCTTACCCCCACCCGCGAGCTGGCCCTGCAAGTAGCCAGGGAGCTCGAGTGGCTGGCGCCCCACCTCAACATTACCCCCATCTACGGGGGCACCGGCTACGGCAAGCAGGCCGAAGCCCTCAAGCGCGGCACCGACGTGGTAGTAGCCACCCCAGGCCGGGCCATTGACTACCTCGAGCAGCGCGTGCTCGACCTTTCCAAGGTAGAAATCGTAGTGCTCGACGAGGCCGACGAGATGCTCTCGATGGGCTTTGAAGAAGCCGTCGAACAGCTGCTGGAGGCCACCCCGCCCACCCGTCAGACGCTGTTGTTCTCGGCCACCCTGCCCACCTGGGCGCGCCGCCTCTCGGAGCGCTACCAAAAGGCCGCCATTCACATCAACGTAATCAAGGACGAAGCCATCTCCTACGAGGAAGTAGCGATTCAGGCACCCATTCAAAACCGGATTGCGGTGCTGTCAGATCTGCTCTTTGCCTACGCCCCCGAGCGCACCATTGTCTTTACCAGCACCAAGGCCGAGTGCAACGACCTGGCCCTGGGCCTGGAGAGCCGCGCCCACAGCGCAGCGCCCATCCATGGCGACATGGGCCAGATTGACCGGGAGCGCGTGATGGAGCGCTTCCGCAGCGGAGCCGTGAGTGTGCTGGTAGCGACTGATGTAGCCGCCCGCGGGCTGGACATCCCCGAGGTAGACCTGGTGGTGCACTACCGCCTGCCCGACCAAAACGAATCGTACCTGCACCGCTCAGGCCGCACCGGACGGGCGGGGCGCTCGGGCAAGGTGGTGATTCTGTACGGCCCCCGCGAAAAGCGTGAACTCGAGAACCTCGAGCGCGAGGTCAAACGCAGCTTCAAGCGGGTTAACCCGCCCACCCCTGAAGAGGTCATGTCGGCCAAGTGGGCTGTGCTGGCCCGCCGCATCGCCAAACAGCCCGAGGCCGACAAAAAGCTCTGGCGTGAGCAGGCCGAGCGCCTGATCGCCGAAGGCGGCGTGGATGCCGTAGCCGGGATGCTGGCCCTGATTCTGGGCGGAGCCCCCACCCCCAAAAGCCTGATTACCGGCGAAGAGAACTGGGTTACGGTGAAGCTGTCGGGTTCCCGCCTCAGCGTGAACCGAGCCGTAGCGGTTCTGAAGGGCGCTGGAGCAAGCGAAATTGGTCGCGTCCGCCTCGAGGGCGAGATAGCAGCATACGTCGATATCCGCCCTGAAGACCTGGGCAAACTCGATCACTCGGCCCTGCGCGACCTGCGCCTGAGCAAAGCCAGTGAGGTTCCAGCCGAGGCCCGCCAGTCCGAGCGCCAGGGACAGGGCTTTGGCCGCAGTCAGGGTAAGCGTCAGGGTCAGGGGCGCCGCGAAGGCAGTGGTCAGCGCCACAGCCAGGGTGAGCGCCCTTTTGAAGGCCCTGAAGAGCGCCGTGAGGGCGAACGCAAGCGGGTGGTATACCGATAAACGACGTAAAAACCCAAAGCCCCCTTGAGCGAGGGGGCTTTGGCGTCAGGCTGGCAGGCGGGGACGGCGTTTGCGCGTCAGTAGCCAGATTCCAGCCACCAGCAGCAACAAAGGCAGCCCCCATTGCAGCAAGAAACCCAGCAAGCCCGCCGCCACGCCCAGGGCGCTGCCCACCACCCACAGCACCAGGCCCAGCACCAGCAATACCAGCAGCAGCGGGAACAGCATCACGCCCAGCACGGCCAGCAGCGGCAGGGCCACAATCGCCAGCACCACCCCCAATAGCGGCCCCAGCAAACCCGTGACCAGCAGGACGGCCAGAATTACCAGCAACCACCCGAGCAGTTCCATGCCTCGAGGGTAGCGCACCTGGGGGTGGGGGTCGTAAGCCCCCTTACACTTCAAAGCTCCTCGTCGCCGCCCAGCCCCTGCTTGCGGAAGCGGGCGATGATCACCGGAGCGAAGAGCGAGAGCGCCGCCAGCACCCATAACCCAATGGCAATGGGGCTGCTGAAGAGGTAGCCCACATCGCCGTTGCTGATGGTCATGGCCCGGCGCAGGTTAATTTCCATCAGGTAGCCCAGCACCAGCCCCAAAAGTACCGGGGCCAGGGGAAACTCGAGCTTGCGCATCAGGTAGCCCAGCAGCCCGAACACCGCCATCAGCAGCAGATCGAAGGGGTTGTTGTTGACCGCATAGACCCCAATGAAGCTGATGGCCAGCACCGCCGGAATCAAGAACCAGGCCGGGACAGCCAAAAGGCGCACGAAGAGGCCCACCAGGGGCAGGTTCAACAAGAGCAGTACCGCGTTGCCCACATACATCGAGGCAATCAGGCCCCACACCACCTCGGGATTCTTCTGGAACATCTGCGGCCCCGGCGTCACCCCCAGGCTCACCAGGGCCCCCAGCATGATGGCGGTGGTGCCGCTGCCGGGCAGGCCCAGGGTGAGCAGGGGGATCATGGCCCCGCCCGCCGCCGCGTTGTTGGCCGACTCGGGGGCCGCCACCCCGCGCAGGTCGCCCTCGCCAAAACGGGCCTTGGCACCCAGCAGGCGTTTCTCGGTGGTATAGGCCACAAAGCTGGCGATGGAAGCCCCCGCCCCCGGCAAGACCCCAATCAAGAAGCCCAGCACGCTGCTGCGCAGAATGGTGACGAGCGAGGCCATGAAGTCTTTGAAGGAGAGGTAGATACGCCCCACCTGGGCCCGCACGGCGCCGGGGGTTTTTTCCTCCAGGAGCATGAGTACCTCGCTCACCGCAAAGAGCCCGA is drawn from Meiothermus cerbereus DSM 11376 and contains these coding sequences:
- the ftsY gene encoding signal recognition particle-docking protein FtsY, giving the protein MSWLQRLKEGLSKTRDNLVKAIPWNENPEEVLEELEFALLAADVGVEATREVLEEVRQSGKKDLREALKQALTVELEPDRFRAKIRKAGFNPSAKKSTVEPVGKVILMVGVNGVGKTTTIAKLGQYYRSKGKSVMFCAGDTFRAAGGAQLGLWGERLGIPVIQGPEGSDPAALAFDAASARKARGIDLLLVDTAGRLHTKHNLMEELAKVKRSIAKADPGEPGEVWLVLDAVTGQNGLEQAKKFNETVGLTGVIVTKLDGTAKGGILVPIVRELGVPIKFIGVGEKADDLQPFDAGEFVEALLE
- a CDS encoding GNAT family N-acetyltransferase is translated as MLEGDLPSALLAAGYRASATFELCQSEPSHRAFWTEQVPWSEAWSIARILTEAYQVPQWRFPVSQRIGKLLQDPDSQAFVAYLYGEAVGAILVYQGIGLLAGVVPKRLGHGVGAALIGRIDPRPFLRPAGTEAEFPGQVLNRFIRYSLE
- a CDS encoding disulfide bond formation protein B encodes the protein MQKSSSSTFDRNALLLAFAWLVALVATLGSLYYSEVRNFIPCTLCWYQRIAMYPLVFILGIATWRNDAQIRPYALTLSLLGLFWSSYHLLELWVPGLAPNVCKGPIPCNVEYIPSFPIPLQAAIAFLLISVALFLVRPPRR
- a CDS encoding 2-hydroxyacid dehydrogenase, yielding MILLVSEAVEPRLLQGFPEGVEVAFLPKEGPLSEKALQAEFAVAPYGGGARRFFAELPKLKQLKVVQTLTAGVDWILPHLPPGLVLCDAAGVHDIPVSEWIVAAILGAVKRFPEFRDAQREQRWDYRWVDDLEGATVLFLGYGSIARATEKRLAPFEVEFIRVARTAREGVHTWADLPHLLPKADVIVNLLPHTQQTDRLIGAVHFAQMKPGVLFVNAGRGKTVDQEALVEAIRARQVRLVTDVTDPEPLPEGHPLWSLPEVFLTPHIAGSTPRLFERGFRLVRQQVARYLRGEPLQNVVTDGY
- the fni gene encoding type 2 isopentenyl-diphosphate Delta-isomerase, whose amino-acid sequence is MSDTSEIQTRKRKHLEVCLQEPVEYTRLTTGLERYRLRYRALPELALEDVDLSTQFLGKTLKAPFLIGAMTGGEAHGGRINHALAQAAEELGVGMMLGSQRVMLEHPQAQSSFQVRAVAPRTLLIGNLGLVQLNKGYGLQQLRQAVELVQADALALHINPLQEALQVGGDTDFRGLLHKLQGLLPQVEFPVILKEVGHGIGREIAQHLANLPFAALDVAGAGGTSWARVEELVHHGRILHPELVEIGIPTAQALVECRSVLPHKPLVASGGIRSGTDAAKALALGAQVVAVARPLVEPALKGPEAVVDWIQNFLHELRVALFAIGARTPAEALGRIENVQ
- the glp gene encoding gephyrin-like molybdotransferase Glp, which translates into the protein MKQNLTVEDALEIVLQGARPLQHIEHLPLAASYGAVLGEDLRSRVNHPSANDTAVDGYACLEADTRSASLGNPVRLRVIGQSPAGKPFAGKIGPGEAVQVFTGAPIPKGANAVIRVEDTLREGDFVWLMKPASAADIRHQGDDLVEGQTYLHKGDLLTPGRVGLAAAMGYATVPVVRRPRVGILATGDEVVEPGEPLPYGGVYNSNSYSVAGLVVEAGGEPIILPRVSDSVEGLRTQLQRAGRLDLLLTTGGVSMGEYDIVRRMLELEGEIHFWKVKIQPGGPLLFATWNELPLMGLPGNPVSAMVTFLLFGRPFLFRLLGRTDPPLSRVRAVADTPFEANPTRRAYRRAVLRWVEDRYHVSSTGSQSSAVLHSMALGNALVVLEAGLSAKQGQMVEVIPFPGAL
- a CDS encoding DEAD/DEAH box helicase → MEFSAFPLRPEVAQAIQAKGFSTATPIQAAAIPLALKGKDVLGQARTGTGKTLAFGIPIANRLDAARERGRPPRAFVLTPTRELALQVARELEWLAPHLNITPIYGGTGYGKQAEALKRGTDVVVATPGRAIDYLEQRVLDLSKVEIVVLDEADEMLSMGFEEAVEQLLEATPPTRQTLLFSATLPTWARRLSERYQKAAIHINVIKDEAISYEEVAIQAPIQNRIAVLSDLLFAYAPERTIVFTSTKAECNDLALGLESRAHSAAPIHGDMGQIDRERVMERFRSGAVSVLVATDVAARGLDIPEVDLVVHYRLPDQNESYLHRSGRTGRAGRSGKVVILYGPREKRELENLEREVKRSFKRVNPPTPEEVMSAKWAVLARRIAKQPEADKKLWREQAERLIAEGGVDAVAGMLALILGGAPTPKSLITGEENWVTVKLSGSRLSVNRAVAVLKGAGASEIGRVRLEGEIAAYVDIRPEDLGKLDHSALRDLRLSKASEVPAEARQSERQGQGFGRSQGKRQGQGRREGSGQRHSQGERPFEGPEERREGERKRVVYR
- a CDS encoding tripartite tricarboxylate transporter permease, with protein sequence MDILQALLNGFGVAFQPLNLLLVVLGCLVGTLIGVLPGIGPISGVALLVPLTFALKMPPESALILLAGIYYGAMYGGSTTSILLNIPGETSSVVTALDGHKLAKQGQAGPALAMAAWGSFIAGTLSVVGLMTLGPLLAQWAIRFGPAEYFALMVFGFSTLSALAGKNMFKALIATGFGLMLATVGQDPQSGISRYTFGFLQLEDGMDFLVVAIGLFAVSEVLMLLEEKTPGAVRAQVGRIYLSFKDFMASLVTILRSSVLGFLIGVLPGAGASIASFVAYTTEKRLLGAKARFGEGDLRGVAAPESANNAAAGGAMIPLLTLGLPGSGTTAIMLGALVSLGVTPGPQMFQKNPEVVWGLIASMYVGNAVLLLLNLPLVGLFVRLLAVPAWFLIPAVLAISFIGVYAVNNNPFDLLLMAVFGLLGYLMRKLEFPLAPVLLGLVLGYLMEINLRRAMTISNGDVGYLFSSPIAIGLWVLAALSLFAPVIIARFRKQGLGGDEEL